A single region of the Lycium barbarum isolate Lr01 chromosome 2, ASM1917538v2, whole genome shotgun sequence genome encodes:
- the LOC132629177 gene encoding uncharacterized protein LOC132629177, protein MEAARESLNNSNAQPDLQEGVGEHFADSNPPSASGSEAGNNQGTRVGPHPQMSHSAPAVDPPFQQMADFFRHMARRMPASDEMNFEKMRKMGGVEFEGTVDPTDAEQWLERIEKVFEQLECSDAAKFKYAVSLLQKDAYDWWVSVPNARAKPPVLTWNDFVKEFHMKYVPPTYHDAKKKEFLNLEQGSMSIAEYQQKFLRLSRYAGGIINNEKDKCRRFEDGLNNSIRKSVAVLQHESFYKLVSAALTWERIDKEQTSRNEHKFRKADADSGGPSKKGRFDSSKANTVRKLAQHKQNRSSSSTASTPSYGQGELLVLVLIVGASIIK, encoded by the exons ATGGAAGCCGCTCGTGAGAGTTTAAATAACTCCAATGCCCAACCTGACCTACAAGAAGGGGTTGGAGAACATTTTGCTGATTCTAATCCTCCTAGTGCAAGTGGATCTGAAGCGGGAAATAATCAGGGTACAAGAGTTGGGCCACACCCTCAGATGAGTCATAGTGCTCCTGCTGTTGATCCCCCTTTTCAACAAATGGCTGATTTCTTTCGTCACATGGCTAGAAGAATGCCTGCCTCTGATGAAATGAACtttgagaaaatgagaaaaatgggtGGAGTTGAGTTTGAAGGCACTGTTGACCCTACAGATGCTGAGCAGTGGTTGGAACGGATTGAAAAAGTTTTTGAGCAATTAGAGTGTTCAGACGCTGCCAAATTTAAGTATGCTGTCTCATTGTTACAAAAAGATGCCTATGATTGGTGGGTAAGTGTACCGAATGCCAGGGCAAAACCTCCTGTTCTTACTTGGAATGATTTTGTGAAAGAATTTCATATGAAATATGTCCCACCTACTTATCATGATGCAAAGAAAAAAGAGTTCTTGAATTTAGAGCAAGGGAGTATGTCTATTGCTGAATATCAGCAGAAGTTTCTCAGGCTATCTCGTTATGCTGGTGGTATTATTAATAACGAAAAAGATAAGTGCAGGCGATTCGAAGACGGTTTGAATAATTCCATCAGAAAATCTGTGGCGGTCCTACAACATGAAAGCTTTTATAAATTAGTTTCAGCTGCTCTTACTTGGGAAAGGATCGACAAGGAACAAACTAGTAGAAATGAGCACAAGTTCAGGAAAGCTGATGCAGATTCAGGAGGTCCATCAAAAAAGGGAAGGTTTGACAGTTCCAAAGCTAATACTGTTCGAAAGTTAGCCCAACATAAGCAAAATAGATCAAGTTCCTCTACTGCCAGCACTCCAAGCTATGGCCAAG GAGAGCTTCTGGTGCTTGTTTTAATTGTGGGAGCTTCGATCATAAAGTGA